From Desulfonatronum thiosulfatophilum, a single genomic window includes:
- a CDS encoding phosphotransacetylase family protein translates to MVGMYVGSTSGYSGKNLIAMGLGLKFQKDGLNVGYIKPVGAVPVQKDGKMGDEDAFFVQDVLGLSEDPEVVTPVLVTEDFKTKAFGGLTHDLMGDIKRSYETISKGKDVTIVAGSGSMYSGKYCNVDAVEVIRTLGIKSIVIDRYSKELNYDYLVVLKDTLGDQLIGTILNDVPMDFMDELKNMLVPFLERSGVKVLGILPRDPLLGAVQVGELAQRLNGKLVAAKDKADRVVENFLIGSMQVENFMTHFRKNKNTAIIMGGDRSDVQLVALEGECPCLILTGNIYPNDIILTRAEVKGVPIIVVRDDTFTMSKKMDAILSRMKLRDMVKIQQGAQIVSNNVDIAYIKEKLGL, encoded by the coding sequence ATGGTCGGCATGTATGTTGGCTCGACGTCCGGTTATTCAGGCAAGAACCTGATAGCCATGGGACTTGGTCTGAAATTTCAAAAAGACGGCCTGAACGTCGGCTACATTAAGCCAGTGGGCGCCGTGCCCGTGCAAAAAGACGGCAAAATGGGCGATGAGGATGCTTTCTTTGTCCAGGATGTCCTGGGCCTGAGCGAGGATCCTGAAGTCGTCACCCCGGTTCTTGTCACCGAAGACTTCAAGACCAAGGCCTTTGGCGGCCTGACCCACGATCTCATGGGCGACATCAAGCGCAGCTACGAAACAATCAGCAAAGGGAAGGACGTCACCATCGTGGCCGGCTCCGGAAGCATGTATTCCGGAAAATACTGCAATGTCGACGCGGTCGAGGTCATCCGCACCCTGGGCATCAAATCCATCGTCATCGATCGCTACTCCAAGGAGTTGAATTACGACTACCTTGTGGTGCTCAAGGACACCCTGGGAGATCAGCTGATCGGCACGATTCTGAACGATGTTCCCATGGATTTCATGGATGAGTTGAAAAACATGCTCGTTCCCTTCCTGGAACGCAGCGGCGTGAAGGTCCTTGGAATTCTGCCGCGGGATCCGCTGCTCGGCGCGGTACAGGTGGGCGAATTGGCCCAGCGATTGAACGGCAAGCTGGTCGCGGCCAAGGACAAGGCCGACCGGGTCGTTGAAAATTTCCTCATCGGCAGCATGCAGGTCGAAAACTTCATGACCCACTTCCGCAAGAACAAGAATACCGCCATCATCATGGGCGGCGACAGATCGGACGTCCAGCTCGTAGCCCTGGAAGGCGAATGTCCATGTCTGATTCTCACCGGCAACATCTATCCCAACGACATCATCCTGACCCGGGCCGAAGTCAAGGGGGTGCCCATCATCGTCGTCCGGGACGACACCTTTACCATGTCCAAGAAAATGGATGCCATTCTGTCCCGGATGAAACTTCGGGACATGGTCAAGATTCAGCAAGGCGCCCAGATCGTCAGCAACAATGTGGACATTGCGTACATCAAGGAAAAGCTGGGCCTGTAG